In Pseudomonadota bacterium, the DNA window CCGCAGCGTTCAGAGATGCAGGCCATGAAGGTGAGCGGCTTTCTCGCCGATCCCCAGACCGGACACCCCACCCTCATTCTCAGCGATCCCAGTGGGGAGCGGTTCCTGCCCATCGTCATCGGCCCCGCCGAAGCGTCGTCCATCGCGCTCGCGCTGCAAGACTCGACCCCGCCGCGCCCCTTGTCGCACGACCTGATGAAGTCGATCATCGACGCCACCCGCGCGTCGGTGAAGTGCGTGGTGATTCACGACATCCGGGAGAGCACGTTCCTGGCGCGGGTCGAGCTCGAGAGCGCCGGACAGATCTTCGATCTCGACGCGCGCCCGTCTGACGGCATCGCCCTGGCGCTGCGCGCC includes these proteins:
- a CDS encoding bifunctional nuclease family protein; amino-acid sequence: MSFDSTPQRSEMQAMKVSGFLADPQTGHPTLILSDPSGERFLPIVIGPAEASSIALALQDSTPPRPLSHDLMKSIIDATRASVKCVVIHDIRESTFLARVELESAGQIFDLDARPSDGIALALRA